Proteins encoded by one window of Cervus canadensis isolate Bull #8, Minnesota chromosome 18, ASM1932006v1, whole genome shotgun sequence:
- the LOC122421458 gene encoding 60S ribosomal protein L23a-like, producing the protein MKMAPKAKKEAPAPPKAEAKAKALKAKKAVLKGVHSHKKKKIRTSPTFRRPKTLRLRRQPKYPLKSAPRGNKLDHYAIIKFPLTTESAMKKIEDNNTLVFIVDVKANKHQIKQAVKKRYDIDVAKVNTLIRPDGEKKAYVRLAPDYDALDVANKIGII; encoded by the coding sequence ATGAAGATGGCGCCGAAGGCGAAGAaggaagcccctgcccctcctaAAGCTGAAGCCAAAGCAAAGGCTTTGAAGGCCAAGAAAGCAGTGTTGAAAGGTGTCCAcagccacaagaaaaagaagatccgGACGTCACCCACCTTCCGGCGGCCCAAAACACTGCGGCTCAGGAGGCAGCCCAAATATCCTCTGAAGAGCGCCCCCAGGGGAAACAAACTTGACCACTATGCCATCATCAAATTCCCCCTCACCACTGAGTCAGccatgaagaaaatagaagacaacAACACACTGGTATTCATTGTGGATGTCAAGGCCAACAAGCACCAAATTAAACAGGCTGTGAAGAAGCGCTATGACATTGACGTGGCTAAGGTCAATACTCTGATCAGGCCtgatggagagaagaaggcaTATGTTCGACTGGCTCCTGACTATGATGCTTTGGATGTTGCCAACAAAATTGGGATCATCTAA